CCCAAGGATAACAGGGTCGTCGCGGGCGAGAGTTCATATCGACCCCGCGGTTTGCTACATCGATGTCGGCTCTTCCCATCCTGGGGGTGCACAAGCCCCCAAGGGTGGGGCTGCCCGCCCATTAAAGGGGAACGTGAGCTGGGTTTAGACCGTCGTGAGACAGAGGGTTGTGTCGGGCCGCTTATTAGGATTAGAACATGTGTATATCTCGGTGTAGGATGTTTGTCTTATCTAGATTATCTCGCAGGATTGGTTGCAGGAGATGGTAACATCACATGGAATAGACATAGAGTCAGGATATATGATCGCTGTAGAAGATTCCTAGAGGACGTGTGTGGGTTGTGCAAGAGCAAACTAAAAGCAGAGAGCTGTACCATATATTGGGATAGAGGAGCTTGGTGTCTATCGATATACGATGAAGAACTAGTTAAAAGGCTCAGCGAAAAGCTTAGAAAACCTGATAATGATATTGAATGGCTTAAAGGATTTGTGGATGCTGAAGGAAGCGTGTATATATGGGTTAGAAAAAAGAACAGAGCATATTACCAGGTATCGATAACAAATACAAACGAAGAGTATATAAATCTAGCATCAGCAACACTAGATAGAATAGGGATTAAATATAGAATAGTGATAGTGGAGGATAGATGGAAGCCCCGAAGAAGAATACTCATAAACAGGCTCAGAGACCTATATCTATTCTTTAAAATAATCGGATTTCGAAACCAGTGTAAAAATAAATGTTTATCATGCTTATAATAGCAATAAACGGCCCGACACACCCTCCTCAAAAGGTCGGACTCTACCCACGGGGGGTGCGGGCCGCCTGAGGGGAAGGTGACCCAAGTACGAAAGGAACGGGTCGCCGCGGCCTCTAGTCTACCGGTTGTCCGGCAGGGCATATGCCGGGCAGCCACGCCGTAGGGGATAACCGCTGAAAGCATCTAAGCGGGAAGCCCTCCCCGAAAAGAGGCGGCCGCTCCGCCCGTGAGGGCGGACGAGGGCTCCCGTAGAAGACGGGGTTGATGGGGCGGGGGTGTATGCCCCGAGGGTTTTCCGAGGGGCGAGCCTGCCGCTCCCAATCGCCCGAGGCCGTGGGCCTTGCCCAGGGGCGCTCACGCGGGTTTCCGTGTGGGCGGGAGCCGGTCTGGGTGTTATTGTGGGCTGCCAGCGCTCATAGAGGGTTATTTGTGATTATATATTGTTTTATTTCCTATTCTATTTTCTCGAGTATTTCGTGGAATGTGTTTTTCTTGCAGTATCTGCAGTAGTGGTATAGGGATTCGAATTCAGAGATCCTATAGCTTGCCTCGAAGATCCATTCCCTTCCACATGATCTACATCTGAGCCTCCATCCAGGCAATTAGATCCCTATATATTAGTTCTTTGAAGGTATATTATATTGGGCCCCGATGTAGCCGACGGGCGGTCTGATGTGTGAGGAGCCACTGTAGCTTTTAGGGGCCCCCGATGCTGAGGAGCGGATATCGTGATCGGTGATCGTCCCATGCAGTCTGAGGATCTAGATGTTTATCAGCTCCCCATATGAAATATTATGGGTGTTTAGTTGGTAGTATCGATTGTGATACCCCATAGCGGCGATCCTAGTAGGTTGGGGGGGCTTATTAAATCTATATCGAGGGTTGGCGATGATGTTGAGATAATAGTTGTGCTTGGAACCCACATATCCATAAAGATCCCTGGAAGGAGGGTTAAAGCCATATATCAGAGCATACTCAGATATCCAGGCAGGGGGATAGCTATGAGGGATGGCTACTACTTCTCCGAGGGAGAGGTTATAGTCTACATAGATTCGAACACCGATAAGGCTGAGCCCCAAAAGATAAGAGAGCTATACAGGCCAATCCTAGATGGATATGCAGATGTTGTTAAAGCAGGCTTCTCAAGAAGATTCCTCCAGATCGAGGAGATGGTGAGAAAAACACTTGCAAAGCTATATCCAGGGCTACAGGGTATAGAGCATCCCCTAAGCCCATATATAGCTGCTAAGAGAAAAGCCCTATCAGCTGTAGAGTGGGAGAGAGGCTGGGGAGTAGATATAGCGATCCTCATAGACACCCATGTAAAGGGTTTCAGAATAGCCGAGACCCCAGTAGATCTCAAGGATAGATATAAAAAGCCACCCCCAATATACAGAGAATCCGTTGAAGAGATAGCAGAGGCCATCATAAAGAGAGGGCTGAGGGATGGGAGGATAGCTGGTGAAGAAGCCGAGAAGATATACAGAGAAATAATGGGAATAACAGGTGTCGAGAAATGAGACACATAGTACTGGGATCCTCGCACTACACACCACTAATACTTACAGCAATAAGAGAATCAGATCCAACTGGTATAATAGTTATACTCGACAGATCCAGAGAAACAGCCGAGGCACTGGCAAACATAGTAGGGGGGAAGCCGGTCGATGGAGACCCAATGGACCCTAGGACACAGGAGAAGGCGGAGATGGAGAAAGCAGATATATTCATAGCATCAAGCGACTCAGACGCCATGAATATAAAGATATCCGAGGTAGCGAAGAAGAACTATAGAATACCGCTTGTCATAACAATTATAAACAACCCGGCAAACATAGAAGAGGCGATATCCAGAGGGGCAGACTATGTTATAAGCCCATCATCACCCCTACAATCACATATAAAAGCAATACTATCCACAGATAAATGGGTAAAAACAACAACCCCAGAGTTCTTCGGAATAGATATATATCTATATAGAGCAGTAAAAACATCAGTACTAGGGATAACCCTCTCCCAAATAAGAGAAGAGCTAAAAGGCTTCGAAGCATATGTGGTTGGGCTAACAAAAACAGGATCTCTGATCAGGGATCCAACATACGAGCTAA
This portion of the Sulfolobales archaeon genome encodes:
- a CDS encoding NAD-binding protein, translated to MRHIVLGSSHYTPLILTAIRESDPTGIIVILDRSRETAEALANIVGGKPVDGDPMDPRTQEKAEMEKADIFIASSDSDAMNIKISEVAKKNYRIPLVITIINNPANIEEAISRGADYVISPSSPLQSHIKAILSTDKWVKTTTPEFFGIDIYLYRAVKTSVLGITLSQIREELKGFEAYVVGLTKTGSLIRDPTYELREGDVIILVAPRGMGEIAVEKIRSLISRIQRIRAEMESRRSIYP